The following proteins come from a genomic window of Triticum aestivum cultivar Chinese Spring chromosome 6A, IWGSC CS RefSeq v2.1, whole genome shotgun sequence:
- the LOC123130386 gene encoding peptide-N4-(N-acetyl-beta-glucosaminyl)asparagine amidase A: protein MAASCIHLVFLLCLVPAATVASPRRNLRKSPVDIAAVAPSPAGASRPTTFFEVARPLRPPPGSSGPCSTLLLSGSFAYTFTKPPATAAYSPPPCLGRGGASAVSLAVLEWRATCRGVQFDRIFGVWLGGAELLRGSTAEPLQNGVVWSVSKDVTRHASLLAAGNSTLAVFVENLVNSQYTGVYYANVTLHLYFRRTPTRPPPAVAPADLIVPMSRGLPLNDGLWYKIQNATDVASKSVALPSNTYRAVLELYVSFHGDDEFWWTNQPGADANGPFREVTVRVDGVLAGAAWPFPVIFTGGINPLLWQPITGIGSFNLPTYDVEVTPLLGKMLDGKAHAFAFAVTNAVDVWYVDANLHLWLDPGSTATAAALVSYVAPELAAATTSFRTTASRQVSATGWVKSSYGNITTNATQTFHFDNTNTNTNDGETVNQTTVAHAGVAATDLAGVLYYSVQTRRRFPLLLDSGADQVTVTHGLEETTVAAGRWSSGPRYQSLRNTRRSSVAGASRGVRQTYRYEATDGCYLRNVTSSGYNIVSDQSSEACVKGSLR, encoded by the coding sequence ATGGCCGCGTCCTGCATTCACCTTGTCTTTCTCCTTTGTCTGGTCCCAGCAGCCACCGTCGCCTCACCTCGTCGTAATTTACGCAAGTCCCCGGTCGACATCGCCGCGGTCGCGCCGTCTCCGGCAGGCGCGTCGCGGCCAACCACCTTCTTCGAGGTGGCCCGCCCGCTCCGCCCGCCACCGGGCAGCTCCGGCCCGTGCTCCACGCTCCTGCTATCCGGCTCCTTCGCGTACACCTTCACCaagccgcccgccaccgccgcgtACTCCCCGCCGCCCTGCCTGGGCCGCGGCGGCGCCTCGGCGGTCTCCCTCGCCGTCCTCGAGTGGCGCGCCACCTGCCGGGGCGTCCAGTTCGACAGGATCTTCGGCGTCTGGCTCGGCGGCGCCGAGCTCCTCCGCGGCAGCACCGCCGAGCCGCTGCAGAACGGCGTCGTCTGGTCCGTCTCCAAGGACGTCACCAGGCACGCGTCCCTCCTCGCCGCCGGCAACTCCACCCTCGCCGTCTTCGTCGAGAACCTCGTCAACAGCCAGTACACCGGCGTGTACTACGCCAACGTCACGCTCCACCTCTACTTCCGCCGCACGCCGACGAGGCCGCCGCCCGCTGTGGCTCCCGCCGACCTCATCGTCCCGATGTCCAGAGGCTTGCCTCTCAACGACGGGCTCTGGTACAAGATCCAGAACGCCACCGACGTCGCGTCCAAGAGCGTCGCGCTGCCATCCAACACCTACCGCGCGGTCCTCGAACTCTACGTCTCGTTCCACGGGGACGACGAGTTCTGGTGGACAAACCAGCCCGGCGCTGACGCCAACGGCCCGTTCCGCGAGGTCACCGTCCGTGTTGACGGGGTCCTCGCCGGCGCCGCGTGGCCGTTCCCCGTCATCTTCACCGGCGGCATCAACCCCCTCCTATGGCAGCCCATCACCGGCATCGGCTCCTTCAACCTCCCGACGTACGACGTCGAGGTGACGCCGTTGCTGGGCAAGATGCTGGACGGCAAGGCGCACGCGTTCGCGTTCGCGGTGACCAACGCCGTGGACGTGTGGTACGTCGACGCCAACCTCCACCTCTGGCTGGACCCTGGGagcacggcgacggcggcggccctcGTGAGCTACGTGGCGCCGGAGCTAGCGGCGGCGACGACGTCCTTCCGCACGACGGCGAGCCGGCAGGTGTCGGCGACCGGATGGGTGAAGTCGTCGTACGGGAACATCACGACGAACGCCACGCAGACGTTCCATTTCgacaacaccaacaccaacaccaacgaTGGCGAGACGGTGAACCAGACGACCGTCGCGCACGCAGGCGTCGCCGCCACGGACCTCGCCGGCGTCCTGTACTACTCGGTGCAGACGCGCCGGAGGTTCCCGCTTTTGTTGGACTCAGGAGCGGACCAGGTGACCGTCACGCACGGGTTGGAGGAAACGACGGTAGCCGCCGGCCGGTGGTCGTCGGGGCCCAGGTACCAGTCGCTGCGCAACACGCGGCGGAGCAGCGTCGCCGGGGCGTCGCGGGGCGTCCGGCAGACGTACAGGTACGAGGCCACCGACGGGTGCTACCTGAGGAACGTGACCAGCAGCGGTTACAACATCGTGTCGGACCAGTCCAGTGAGGCGTGCGTGAAGGGGTCATTGCGTTGA